CGTACAAAAACAAAGCTATATAGACTATCCCAGTAACGGTCATACAGCAGCATAAATGCAGGGCGGTCGCCTGATTTTATTTTCTTTAATAATGTATAGTCTGTTGGGCTCATATTGTGTTACAAAATTACCTAAAGGAAAATTAACTTTTTGTGAACTTTGGGTAGGATAAGATTAAATATTTCTAAAAAAAGAGGGTTAAATAGGATGTTAATGTTTAGTAAATGTGAAAAACAACGAAAATTATTAACAATTTGGCTGTAATGTGAATATAACGTTAATAATGCCCTGGGGAAGTTTTTCATTTTCACTGTCTTATAGATAGAAGTATCTGTGAATACTATGAAAGACTTTATGAAAAAACATTTAACATATAAAAATATTGAAGCCTTTGTTTTCAGACTTTGGGAACGGGAAGTTTCTGATGACTCAATTTCTGAAAAGGAAAATGAACTTTTAACACAATGGAGAATCCAGACTGAAAAAGATCTGGATGCTGTTCATAGAAAAGAATCCAGAGAAAGAGTGTTATCCGGACTGGAACATTATTTTCCTCAAACAGATATTATTTCTATACATTCTGTAAAAAGACTTAAAACAAATCTATATAAAATTGCAGCGGTTATTATTCTGCTTTTGTCGTTGGGAGGTATTTTCACTTATACAATGTTCATTAAGCCTGATGTTTATCTTGCAAAATCAGAAAACCGTATTGTTCATCTTGAAGACGGATCTGTAGTTACTCTTTTACCAGGTGCTGAACTTACTGTTGAAAAATCATTTCCTGCCTCTACCAGGGTTGTGGATTTAAAAGGAGATGCCATTTTTTCCGTGGCTAAATCAAAAATACATCCTTTTGTAGTACGTGCTGACGGTTTCAGTACTAAAGTATTAGGAAC
The window above is part of the Chryseobacterium sp. MA9 genome. Proteins encoded here:
- a CDS encoding FecR family protein, whose amino-acid sequence is MKKHLTYKNIEAFVFRLWEREVSDDSISEKENELLTQWRIQTEKDLDAVHRKESRERVLSGLEHYFPQTDIISIHSVKRLKTNLYKIAAVIILLLSLGGIFTYTMFIKPDVYLAKSENRIVHLEDGSVVTLLPGAELTVEKSFPASTRVVDLKGDAIFSVAKSKIHPFVVRADGFSTKVLGTVFKISQSGKKKAVDLYEGKVAVSSPGVPVSFLKPNQKWTNFGIAHTTAIISISPVKNAARKISAILSLSFNDVPLKEVVAVLESNYNTKVLYPKDAEDKKITADFTGGTVGENIESLAFILGLEVQKKENTYILKK